The following proteins are encoded in a genomic region of Oncorhynchus kisutch isolate 150728-3 linkage group LG4, Okis_V2, whole genome shotgun sequence:
- the LOC109888564 gene encoding beta-1,3-galactosyltransferase 2-like — translation MELQHLNISGTSGNSKKENRRTCQCMRILHRRCFVLLLAVGILVIFYVTTLFTLHISQTPLWLLGGQDLTPLSYINGNEGEFFPPYNVAYPQKYKFVLDEPHECQDRSPFLLLMVPVAPGNLVAREDIRKTWGKESLVLGRAVRLFFLLGLPSGAEAERMQEEVLLENQQYHDMLQSDFQDSYFNLTIKTMVMLEWLASRCPGASFAMKIDSDMFLNVHNLVNMLIDPTTPKHNYITGKFSQNTQVVRDRTSKWYIPNKVYPSTKFPPYLLGNGYVFSIDLPEKIVEASKQVRAIFLEDAYLGMCLSHLGIAASYPPNSSLFKLSMPYTHNRCYYSTVITTEMDHVSDLLRVWEDLQRPGTPC, via the exons ATGGAACTTCAACACTTGAATATCAGTGGAACAAGTGGTAACAG TAAAAAAGAAAACCGTAGAACATGTCAATGCATGAGGATTCTCCATCGGAGGTGTTTTGTGCTTCTCCTGGCTGTGGGGATCCTGGTGATCTTCTACGTAACCACCCTCTTCACTCTTCATATAAGCCAGACCCCACTCTGGCTGCTAGGAGGCCAGGATCTAACTCCTCTCTCTTATATCAATGGAAATGAGGGGGAGTTTTTTCCACCATACAATGTAGCATACCCACAGAAATATAAGTTTGTCCTGGATGAGCCTCATGAGTGCCAGGACCGCAGCCCCTTCCTGCTTCTGATGGTGCCAGTAGCTCCTGGTAATCTGGTAGCCCGGGAGGATATCCGGAAGACTTGGGGTAAGGAGAGCCTGGTTCTGGGACGGGCTGTGCGTCTGTTCTTCCTGTTGGGCCTGCCCAGTGGAGCGGAGGCAGAGAGGATGCAGGAGGAGGTGCTGCTTGAGAACCAGCAGTACCATGACATGCTGCAGAGTGACTTCCAGGACAGCTACTTCAACCTGACCATCAAGACCATGGTGATGCTGGAGTGGCTGGCCTCTCGCTGCCCCGGCGCCTCCTTCGCCATGAAGATCGACTCTGACATGTTCCTCAATGTGCACAACCTGGTCAACATGCTGATAGACCCAACTACACCAAAGCACAACTACATCACTGGGAAGTTCAGCCAAAACACACAAGTGGTGAGAGACCGCACCTCAAAGTGGTACATTCCCAATAAGGTTTACCCCAGTACCAAATTCCCTCCCTACCTTTTGGGAAATGGTTATGTCTTTTCCATAGATCTTCCTGAGAAGATAGTGGAAGCATCCAAACAAGTCCGTGCCATATTTTTAGAGGATGCCTACCTGGGTATGTGTCTGAGCCATTTAGGGATTGCAGCCAGTTACCCACCTAACTCTTCCCTCTTCAAGCTTTCCATGCCCTACACTCATAATCGCTGTTACTACTCTACTGTCATCACTACCGAAATGGACCATGTGAGTGACCTGCTGCGAGTCTGGGAGGACTTACAGAGACCTGGCACCCCCTGCTAA